The genomic stretch GCTTGCAGTCGTTGCTGTCGTGATGTTCATTTATATCTGTATGTAGCGCCACGATTTATTGGCAAACGTTTTGTCGGATATGTTTGATTTCAATGCTTTGGTGCCTGTTTACAAAGAAATCTGTATGTTCTGCTGCTACCTACAGGAGAGGAACCCGAAGCTTTCCGTGTTAACTGTGCGATGTCTTTTTCAGTCTTGTACCCATGAGCAGTTTGTTCAATAAACAAAGGCCTTTGGTTTAATTTAAACACGCTGTCGTATGCTTGCTTTTCTCCGGACCGATGACAGGGGTAGTGGGGCGTAGTTATTTCTGCAATTCAAGCCCATGTTCCTTAAATAGCCGTTTTCCTAATTGCAATAAACTGCTTTACTCCGGAGTGCGTTAGAGACCTACACTCGCCATATTATCGTCAATTCCCAGTATGAAAAGCGGTGAATTTTAATGATCAGCTTTTACATGCATACAATATTGTCGCTGCGACCCGCTATGGTTCCCCTGAACCTGCTGTTTGCAACTGACTCGCATTGCACAAGGGGAAAGAGAGATCCCTGGCCGGCAGGAAGCGCTAAATGCGGGACGTGCTCTGCACACTGACTGCTCCTCAGCAGAACGATTGTTTTCATCAGGCCAAGCGGGATCGAGTCACTTTGCTATCATTGCAATATCTGCCCAACAGTCCTCTGGTCATGCACGTATAAAATCCGCAGTGACTTTTATCACTGTAGTGCACCACTCCGGtcactcttgtttttttttacttgaaaaATGAGCAGTAAGCAACTGTTAAAGTCTCAATATTGTCACGCAGGAGAGTGTTTGACACATCGCTCGCAGTAATTGCACCTTGCTCGCTTGACACCACGGGATATCGGTTCTTCAGAGATTCCAGGGCAGTCCCATGGCTCTCTATTAAGATACACTTTTTAATCTGATGAAAGGATTGCTGTTCTGATGAAACTACAATCCGACTTTAATCTTTTTGTTCCACGGGTAATGTCTGTTCCAGTTAAAAAAGAACCCTGTAGGGGTTATAACTTTTACCTACTTTATGTTTTTAACGAGGTAATTAGTCTTACATAGACTGTGCAAATGCAGTGATTTATCATCAGAtacatttttattctattttaattGTGCCAATTCTTGTTTACCTGAACCAATAAAGGCAATTAACGACGCGCCCATTGATCGGGGTCAGCTGATTGTTTGGCGCGTATCCGGTTTGCTTCAGTCAACAGTTTAATGTTATAATTTCAAAGCTGTAAACACGATACCACCGTTTTTCGTAAAAAAAGTTAAGATCATGGGAAAGGTTCAGTTTTTCGCTCTCTGGTCCTTAAGCGAAGCGCCCCGTCAGTTCATCAGGTAAGTTAAGTTAACAAGTGTCTCAGTTAAGTCTGCCTTTTATATCGGTTCATGCCGTGTTGTAGAGTTTATTATAGCTATCAAATAAAACGCACGCTGTTTCGTGTTTATTCAGAGATAATCTATGAGTACAGTGGATCCCATAACCAATAATGTTAAGAGCAaggctgccaactttggtcagccggATTTTAGGTTGATAATGGGGGTAATAGGCCTATAAATCTGCCGTGAGATTTCTTACGTGACTCAGAAAGAGTGAGTTGGCAATCCCTGTTTAAGGGACTGTATTTGAATCTGCTGAGTTTTGTTGGTATTCGTGCAATCGcagtttaaaacaaacaaacaaagctaatgtctgtcttgttccccaGCAAGTGCAACCGCCTGCACTATCAGATCCAGGTGCCGTTACCTTTGCCCATGCAGCTGGTGGTGTTCGGTCTAGGAGACTGGGCCATTTATTCTAGTGGTACGACCATCTCGGTTGAGGTGCTTGTAAGCCAGGACCTGAAGCCGCAGCTCATCGGGACACTTTCATCTCAAACAAGGTAATTGAACAGCAGCCAATTCATTATGAGGTGGTGGGGCTGGAATCGGGCATCATACGGTCCAGGTTTTTGCGCTCTCCCAATTCCCCAAGGACCGATTTAACATCGGCTTAATGTgagaaaccatccatccattttccaaatggatcccatcctactgggtcacgggggtgcATGCAGTTGTGTTGTGTGCAACTTAGGCCTGTGCTGTTTGTATTGGCCTGATacagccacccccacccccccaaccaacCTTATTATCCATGGAAATCTTTTGAAGGTGTCTTGTCTGGGAGGGAGACTGGAGATTGGATCTGTTGACAGAAGCTTTGCGGCGGTCAGAGCAAGGCATCTATGGAAAGATTGTGCTCACCGTCAGTGGGGAGGTTAAGTACAGTTCAGTTTACTCATTGAGATCTAATAAACTTACTGATTATCCACCCCCCAGTACACCCCCTGCCAGTTTGAGAAGGGTATAGTCTACCAGACCTTCTGTAATGTGCACGCTTCATTTTCTCTTGACTGGCTGTGACTGATATGCACTTGGAACAACCTGCTATTCGCTGGCTTCCACAGAGTCCTGTGGGTTCCCAGCAACCTGTAGATGTCAGGAGTGATGGGCAGGTCTTGCTAATGCAGTGATGCAGAGACCCTGTGCCACACTGGAGGACTTTCCTGCTGTCATTTCGCAGCCTTAAGAAGGAATTGCAGGCCTGTTACGTTATGAGAAGGTTAAAAAACACTGAGGTGTATTACTGATTTGAAGCCTTTGGCCCGCAGGTGACACCCAAGATTATCTGCAGCACTCCACTGTCGTCACAGAAACGCCTCAGTCTCGCTGAATGGGACGCATGTCAACAGGTGAGTATCTGTTCTGGAAATATAGTGTGAATCGTGGCTGTGGGCAATGCACTAGCTGGTCTATAATGCATTGGCAAAACTCTGCACTTTAAAAATTTCTGCAGTTTCATCCTCTTCAGGACAAATACATGGTGCTTGTGCTACTGTTGACTTTTTTGCTGATGCCTGAAGCAGGTTAAAGCACCGGATGGGACGGCCTCTCAGGAGAGTACAGTCCAGAACATCTGCTATGCAGATCTCAAAAGCAGCAAGGCCGAAATGGAGGACTCTGGTCAGAAAGCCAAAAAGTCACATGTATGGCCTACGGTATGAAGTCtctttgcattaaaaaaaaataaaaaatgcttgGAGCTGGTAATGATGCATTCTGtaatggtgggggtggggctgtcTGTGACTGGTTGCCCTTCGACTCCTTCCAGGATAAGACTCCCAGGCGGACCGTGATTGGGAGGAGAGGCCAGCTGGTGTTGGAAGCAGAGGAGCTGGGCAGCTTCAGGGACTCTGAACGGGTGTCCAGTCCCCAGAGACGGAGGCTGAGCTCACCGCCGGAGGGACACGCTGTCCCCGTGAAGGTGAAGAAGTGCCGGGCAGGTGAGAAGGCCCCGCCTCTCTGTCGGGGCGGGTGAGAAGGCCCCGCCTCTCTGTCGGGGCGGGTGAGAAGGCCCCGCCTCTCTGTCGGGGCGGGTGAGAAGGCCCCGCCTCTCTGTCGGGGCGGGTGAGAAGGCCCCGCCTCTCTTTGTCGGGGCGGGTGAGGGAGGTCTGGGAACAGTGGTGGCATAAAGACTTTTATGCTGTGCGCTTCTCTTTGATCCTCTTAGTTTcttgctgtgtgtgcatgtaaaaTAAAATGACTGAAGGTGACATTACACCTTTAGATTCGGCAATATTTTAAGTCCCATAATGAGAATTATTCCTGTTTTATTGCCTGGACAACTTTCCTTTGGCAGTGTCACTAAAACTGGGATTTAAGCCTGTGTGTGATGTCTAATGCCATTACCCCTCCAAATCCACTCTGGGGGGGGCTCTACTCTTGGTTCTCCCATGGCTCTCATGTCATGCAGTGCGCCCATCGACACGCTGGTGTCACGCCATGTGCATGAGTGATCCGGAGACTGCTGTCGTGATTGGTGGGGAGGCGATGGACCAAGCCCGGTGTCCGGACACTCTTTGGAAGCTGGAGATAGGTGATGACTGTTTAGTATTTGATCAGAAAAGGAGGATTTCTTGATACTGTATTATGTACTGATctctttaaaaaatgaaatatgaCTAAGCATGAGGGAGGTGGAAGTAAAGCCTTTTTAAATGGTGTAAGTTTAGTGATGCGTTTATCACAGCAATGTCAGCAATCGAGCAGCCTTTGCAATCGGCCGTCCTCGGGGGAACTGTATTCAGGAGACGCCTTACCAGCTGGGCCTTCTCTCTCAGACAGCAATTTTTGGTTTCCGATGGACTCCCCTGGGTCTGGGCACATCCCGTGCTGTTCCCGTGGTCTCTCTGCGACCTTTGACCCAGAATCTAAGGCGGTGTATGTGTATGGTGGTTTGAAGCGGGACGGTCGCCATGGTGATGTCCACGTCCTCGACACCCTGACCTGGAAGTGGAAGCTTATCGCCGTGAGTGTAGGAGGGATCTGATTGGCCCTTGTGTGAATCGGCGGCACGTGACTGAAACCATCCCCCAATATATCCCCAGGCCAGAGGAGACATCCCAGCCCTGGCGTACCACAGTGCCGTCATCTACAAGAAGGAGCTCTTTGTGTTTGGTGGCATCCGGCCCAGCGGATGCCCCGATGGCAGGGCCTGTAGCAACGCCCTGTACATCTTCAACCCTGAGTTTGAGCTCTGGTACCAGCCCATCGTAGAAGGGGACCGACCTCTGCCTAGATTTGGGTCAGTAGCCAATAAAAGGCAGGATTCCCTAATTCTGGTCCTGAAGGGCCAGAATGCAAcactttgcagatttccctactCAAACACATCTTGTGTCTTGGATGTTCCTATATGCCCTTTCAGGATCAGAACTGAGGATCCATGTGTTTGGGGTCCCGACCTGTGGCTGTAGAATCCTATATATTTTTAAGCCacggtttgtttgtttattttttttaaacacatctGTGTTCTGattgcattgggggggggggggtaaaaatgcGTGTCGAAGTCCCGGTTTAGTGACTTGAACAGTTTTACTCACCCATGAAATCTCCGTACAACAAACTGGGCTGCAGTCTCAAAGGTTGAGAATCTCTACCTTTTGGAGATTGGGGGTGGTGAGTGATTTGGGATTCTGCAAGGTCTGGCTGTAAGGAGGCTGTAAGTAGGGATCACATTTTGTTCTGAGCAGGCATTCGATGACACTGCTGTCAGACAAAATGATTATCTTCGGTGGGAGGAAGACCTCTGCCTACCTGAATGATCTCCACGTCCTGGACCTTGGTAATGTCTGCATTACCGTCTGCAGTTTTTCGACATGCATTTCAGTTTGTGTGGCTCTAGCAGGTCTTTGTGTGCAGGTCGTTTTTGGTTAGCAAAAACCCTGAAGGGCTAATTTGAGCAAATTCATTGCCCTACTATGGCTGCCTCTCTTAGTGAGGCTGTTCACTGGTATTAATATGGCTGAAAATCCTGACTGTGTGGCCCATGTGAACTGGGGTTAATCTCTGCTGCCTTAATACATCTTCTCCTTGCTGGGATCTGAAGGTTTTATGGAATACATAGGCGTGAAGTATGAGGATGTTCCACCACTGCCTCGTGGGTAAGGAGCCTATCAATGTTCCTTGGGGTGTGGGGCTGTGTCATCGTTAGTGGTACCATGACTGTCCAGCATCATGGCACTGGGTTTGCTGTTGTGTTCAGATTCCACGCAGCCATCTCACTGGGCCACAACAGGATCCTCATCAGCGGGGGCTGCTGTGCCATGGGGGCTCTGCAGGATCTGCATGTGTTCAGCCTGGGTGAGTGAGCATCATTTCCTCAGCTTGTCACTTGGTGACCTCATGCCCTATGTGAAGCGCAATCTCTCTTCTTTAAATGAACGTCACTGTCATGTGACTTGAGAACTGGGTTCATTTTCACCCATGCTGTTGAAACCATTCAACTTCTCAAGATTgatcaaaaaaatgtaaaatcttTTTGCTTcttagcagaggtggagatagtactaatccagaccaagaccagttgagtataaatggTCACAGTcgtagagtactcaactggttggttgaaacaaaatcttagtctgCTTCTTAGCTACTGACTTGCTTAAGTGCCATTTCTGTATGTGATTTATGTAACTACGTAGATTTTAAAGAATTGTTTTGGAAAACCTGTTGGATAATTGACCTGCTCTGCTTCCTCTGGTACAGAGACCGGCTCCTGGAGCGCAGTGTCCTGCCCGGCTCTCTGCTCCCAGCCCCGTGCAGGCCACAGCATGCTCAGCCTGGGTGCCCCTGACTCTGCAGATGAGGGCGACGGCAGCTGCTACACCGTCTTGGTGTTCGGGGGCTCGGATTGCGCTGGAACCTTCTACAACAACACCATCAAGTGTGCTGTGGAGATCCCGGAAGTGAAACTGGGCCCAAGGTCCAAAAGGTGGTACTGATGCATGGTCAAATGTGGAGtgttttgtccccccccccccaaagttagTAGTGTGTTTTAGCACTTAATTCCTGAGGCAGAAGGAAATGTGTCCCCCTACTTTAGGGGGGTGGGCTCAGTGTCCTACTGGGCTGTTCCAAAGGCTACTATTGTGAATTTGAGGCAGTAGCACCCTGCTTCAAAATGGTGGTTTTTGCTGCTTCTGGCTTTAAGAAGCACATGACTTGCAAacggattttattttttttaatgaataggaatctttttttttttttttttttttaaatgatggcTTTTGGTGACTTGCAGGAAGCACTAAGTGCCGTTTTACTCCTTGGTTTAACAATTGGACATTTTATGCTACTTCTGACGTCTTCGATGCACTTGGTGTAAATATAACAAGCCTTTCAAATCCAGTGGCGAGATCAATCCGTGTTTTACGAAGTGTTCAGCGACGTTTGCTTATGATAGTTCACTAGTGTACCTTCATCAATGTACATAGGATCACTCAGTGTTGTCACAGTTCCCCCTGGTGGACACATGAGGCAGTGACACTTTATTTAGCACCTCAGTGAAGTCTTGGGGATTTTTACCACTTTGTAcaataaattgttttaattctgtatgcatgtatattcacttttattttcaCGTGGTGATGGTGTCACTTTCCATGAATGTTTGGCTCGTTTTGAAGTGTAACGCTGATGCGAAAGAGCAGTGTTAAACCATGTCAATAAATGGTTTTAACTATCAAAGCTGTTTACTGCAATCTTTAATACAAGACGAAAGACCTGACAAATCTTTCAAGCAAAGGCAGTAGTAAGCGGCATTTTGCCGGACTCATGCACGCAGCTCCTCGGGCGTGTCGGGCTGGCAGGAGGGGTGGCTGACC from Brienomyrus brachyistius isolate T26 chromosome 14, BBRACH_0.4, whole genome shotgun sequence encodes the following:
- the zgc:163014 gene encoding uncharacterized protein zgc:163014 isoform X2; translation: MGKVQFFALWSLSEAPRQFISKCNRLHYQIQVPLPLPMQLVVFGLGDWAIYSSGTTISVEVLVSQDLKPQLIGTLSSQTRCLVWEGDWRLDLLTEALRRSEQGIYGKIVLTVSGEVTPKIICSTPLSSQKRLSLAEWDACQQVKAPDGTASQESTVQNICYADLKSSKAEMEDSGQKAKKSHVWPTDKTPRRTVIGRRGQLVLEAEELGSFRDSERVSSPQRRRLSSPPEGHAVPVKVKKCRAVRPSTRWCHAMCMSDPETAVVIGGEAMDQARCPDTLWKLEIDSNFWFPMDSPGSGHIPCCSRGLSATFDPESKAVYVYGGLKRDGRHGDVHVLDTLTWKWKLIAARGDIPALAYHSAVIYKKELFVFGGIRPSGCPDGRACSNALYIFNPEFELWYQPIVEGDRPLPRFGHSMTLLSDKMIIFGGRKTSAYLNDLHVLDLGFMEYIGVKYEDVPPLPRGFHAAISLGHNRILISGGCCAMGALQDLHVFSLETGSWSAVSCPALCSQPRAGHSMLSLGAPDSADEGDGSCYTVLVFGGSDCAGTFYNNTIKCAVEIPEVKLGPRSKRWY
- the zgc:163014 gene encoding uncharacterized protein zgc:163014 isoform X1, which codes for MGKVQFFALWSLSEAPRQFISKCNRLHYQIQVPLPLPMQLVVFGLGDWAIYSSGTTISVEVLVSQDLKPQLIGTLSSQTRCLVWEGDWRLDLLTEALRRSEQGIYGKIVLTVSGEVTPKIICSTPLSSQKRLSLAEWDACQQQVKAPDGTASQESTVQNICYADLKSSKAEMEDSGQKAKKSHVWPTDKTPRRTVIGRRGQLVLEAEELGSFRDSERVSSPQRRRLSSPPEGHAVPVKVKKCRAVRPSTRWCHAMCMSDPETAVVIGGEAMDQARCPDTLWKLEIDSNFWFPMDSPGSGHIPCCSRGLSATFDPESKAVYVYGGLKRDGRHGDVHVLDTLTWKWKLIAARGDIPALAYHSAVIYKKELFVFGGIRPSGCPDGRACSNALYIFNPEFELWYQPIVEGDRPLPRFGHSMTLLSDKMIIFGGRKTSAYLNDLHVLDLGFMEYIGVKYEDVPPLPRGFHAAISLGHNRILISGGCCAMGALQDLHVFSLETGSWSAVSCPALCSQPRAGHSMLSLGAPDSADEGDGSCYTVLVFGGSDCAGTFYNNTIKCAVEIPEVKLGPRSKRWY